The following is a genomic window from Pseudophryne corroboree isolate aPseCor3 chromosome 3, aPseCor3.hap2, whole genome shotgun sequence.
atggcccatcatttgcaaaaaatagatggagcaaatatggagtacccctactttctagactatccattcataagatggatgaaggcccaaattcatacaggtttagactaaacatagtgaaccctagcagaagcgacaatgagacttatgtacttggtatatggtggcaagcagggtactatagtgcaaggcaaatgttttatttgtgggacatgtataaaaacccaaaataccagcctaaaattgctccccaaaacaaacctttaaagccccatattgccacttctaaagatatggtggctattactaaccctacctttgaagacaccctagctattgaaactggtttctctgacattaatttttggttggaatggatgaagtatagtgctaacaaacacaataaaagcaactgctatgtctgtggcaaatctaggccccacctaggtacagtgccccttaatatacccctagaacaggaaaattgtttttttcagcctttttaatgacaccaaaacaaatgacagtcagtgcgaaatgtggaaaagggaatatcccatattgtcaaaaaatcccaacccaggaagcaccataaccatatatcctggaaactatacctgttatacatctaacaccaccacagggagaaatttaaaaaccttcccaccagggtattgtgcaaataaaagaacaactgttttagtcaaccaaactagatcattaggcgacatttattacatatgtggggatatgaagcttagaattaaattagacacaccatggtatggtgagtgtgccctggccaaagtcataatgccactcctaatgatcaccgatgaccccactcctccctctaatactcctgctaatcgaaagaaaagagcactcccaggaggtagctttgacccccacgtatacattgatgctataggggtcccaagaggtgttccaaatgagttcaaagctagagatgaggtggctgcgggttttgagtcattgtttcctatagtaactgtaaataaaaacgtagcctggattaattatatatattataatcaacaaagatttgttaatgataccaaagatgctcttaaaggtatagctgaacagctagaagccacttcccaaatgacattccaaaatagaatggcccttgacatgattctagcagaaaaaggcggtacatgtgtttacattagtaaggtggaaggctgttgtacatatattcctgacaacactggtcccaatggtaaggttactttagccataaacaagttagaaaccttatccatagaacttaagaaaaattcaggtattgataacccatggagccaatattttgggtggtttgaaaattggaaacaggctcttgtgcaaataagcatattcatacttgtaactttaattcttgtaggcattatagtttattgtgtaattccctgtggaaagaaacttacctccaaaggcattgataaggccctgatgtactatgatataaccaccagtcctgtcacctcctctgatagtaagggacccgacgattatgtccaatatctcaagaactggaggaacaagaaaggagcctcactcaagaatcatgtcatataacaatcatgattctaagaggggattgaagggttaactcttctgtgctttgtaaatattactttttatatgatcaatttccttataatagttacagtgtaaaagtgaatatttctacttccctaatgaagggttaaaacatgctatatgaactgttatgtgtttgcatagatacgtactaccctgtgccaggtacctttgtctgctcatacaaatgccaggcttgtatgagcctggtattcaagggcagtcccataccagatcaaacctgttatttctatttctgtgtggtaccaaatatcctgtgttacagactttgttaaatgttttgagaaacttgtagaaaaacccatatatggacatccgccttatcaattctgcctggtaactactaacgagccaatgagagtgtaacaacatgtcagttacacccatatgcattgtcttttatacttttgttaacctcataataaagcagtgtgaatctttactgcttgtgttgtgcatgtaacttgtggctaaaggtttacactcacggacgtctgagaggccatcacatcgagggttaaagaatataggggcaatcctttcagttctctccactaactggcaacattgtattagtaatggcaacaataggaaattttagaagcgaaaagGAGGGGCATTTATAAgagggaggagctatgattagggggaggggtcATAATTATTAAACCGccaccctaaaagttaagtctatatTCACCACTGATTGTGACATATGAGCTGCGCACAAATTGGCCTTTGTGAATgcattagcgtacatctctgaTTAAGGCCCTTGGAatgcacacagtacaagcagcatcACTTAGATCAGCATAGATTTACATTCTGTGTAACCGCACATAATATACAGCATAAGCCAGCAGTGTGCATAAGGCATGTCAGTGCTGCTTACTGTACATGAAGCAAGGCTTCCTAATGACTAATACCCATTGAACATGTGATGTTAGCATGTATGCCATTGATTGTACATGTGATGTTAGCATGAATGCCATTGATTGTACATGTGATGTTAGCATGAATGCCATTGATTGTACACGTGATGTTAGCATGAGTGCCATTGATTATACATTTGATGTTAGCATGAGTGCCATTGATTGTACATGTGATGTTAGCATGAATGCCATTGATTGTACATGTGATGTTAGCATGAGTGCCATTGATTATACATGTGATGTTAGCATGGATGCTGTTGATATCTGAATACTCACAGCCATCATTCCAAACTGATATAACTAAAGCAATATTTATGATAATAAGATTGCCTTGCTTTGTACATGCTCTGTAATGTAGTTAAAAAAAAGTCTCCTAGTATACTCCTTAGTACAAGCAATGCAAGCGCCTTTGAGCTCTGAAATGGGGCTTACTTTTTCAAAGCTTAATTTGAATTctgatatatatattagagatgagcgcctgaaatttttcgggttttgtgttttggttttgggttcggttccgcggccgtgttttgggttcgaacgcgttttggcaaaacctcaccgaattttttttgtcggattcgggtgtgttttggattcgggtgtttttttcaaaaaacactaaaaaacagcttaaatcatagaatttgggggtcattttgatcccaaagtattattaacctcaaaaaccataatttacactcattttcagtctattctgaatacctcacacctcacaatattatttttagtcctaaaatttgcaccgaggtcgctgtgtgagtaagataagcgaccctagtggccgacacaaacaccgggcccatctaggagtggcactgcagtgtcacgcaggatgtcccttccaaaaaaccctccccaaacagcacatgacgcaaagaaaaaaagaggcgcaatgaggtagctgtgtgagtaagattagcgaccctagtggccgacacaaacaccgggcccatctaggagtggcactgcagtgtcacgcaggatggcccttccaaaaaaccctccccaaacagcacatgacgcaaagaaaaaaagaggcgcaatgaggtagctgtgtgagtaagattagcgaccctagtggccgacacaaacaccgggcccatctaggagtggcactgcagtgtcacgcaggatgtcccttccaaaaaaccctccccaaacagcacatgacgcaaagaaaaaaagaggcgcaatgaggtagctgtgtgagtaagattagcgaccctagtggccgacacaaacaccgggcccatctaggagtggcactgcagtgtcacgcaggatgtcccttccaaaaaaccctccccaaacagcacatgacgcaaagaaaaaaagaggcgcaatgaggtagctgactgtgtgagtaagattagcgaccctagtggccgacacaaacaccgggcccatctaggagtggcactgcagtgtcacgcaggatgtcccttccaaaaaaccctccccaatcagcacatgatgcaaagaaaaagaaaagaaaaaagaggtgcaagatggaattgtccttgggccctcccacccacccttatgttgtataaacaaaacaggacatgcacactttaaccaacccatcatttcagtgacagggtctgccacacgactgtgactgatatgacgggttggtttggaccccccccaaaaaagaagcaattaatctctccttgcacaaactggctctacagaggcaagatgtccacctcatcttcaccctccgatatatcaccgtgtacatccccctcctcacagattatcaattcgtccccactggaatccaccatctcagctccctgtgtactttgtggaggcaattgctgctggtcaatgtctccgcggaggaattgattataattcattttaatgaacatcatcttctccacattttctggatgtaacctcgtacgccgattgctgacaaggtgagcggcggcactaaacactctttcggagtacacacttgtgggagggcaacttaggtagaataaagccagtttgtgcaagggcctccaaattgcctctttttcctgccagtataagtatggactgtgtgacgtgcctacttggatgcggtcactcatataatcctccaccattctatcaatgttgagagaatcatatgcagtgacagtagacgacatgtccgtaatcgttgtcaggtccttcagtccggaccagatgtccgcatcagcagtcgctccagactgccctgcatcaccgccagcgggtgggctcggaattctgagccttttcctcgcacccccagttgcgggagaatgtgaaggaggagatgttgacaggtcgcgttccgcttgacttgacaattttgtcaccagcaggtctttcaaccccagcagacctgtgtctgccggaaagagagatccaaggtaggctttaaatctaggatcgagcacggtggccaaaatgtagtgctctgatttcaacagattgaccacccgtgaatccttgttaagcgaattaagggctgcatccacaagtcccacatgcctagcggaatcgctcccttttagctccttcttcaatgcctccagcttcttctgcaaaagcctgatgaggggaatgacctgactcaggctggcagtgtctgaactgacttcacgtgtggcaagttcaaagggcatcagaaccttgcacaacgttgaaatcattctccactgcgcctgagacaggtgcattccacctactatatcgtgctcaattgtataggcttgaatggccttttgctgctcctccaacctctgaagcatatagagggttgaattccacctcgttaccacttcttgcttcagatgatggcagggcaggttcagtagtttttggtggtgctccagtcttctgtacgtggtgcctgtacgccgaaagtgtcccgcaattcttctggccaccgacagcatctcttgcacgcccctgtcgtttttaaaaaaattctgcaccaccaaattcaaggtatgtgcaaaacatgggacgtgctggaatttgcccatatttaatgcacacacaatattgctggcgttgtccgatgccacaaatccacaggagagtccaattggggtaagccattccgcgatgatcttcctcagttgccgtaagaggttttcagctgtgtgcgtattctggaaaccggtgatacaaagcgtagcctgcctaggaaagagttggcgtttgcgagatgctgctactggtgccgccgctgctgttcttgcggcgggagtccatacatctacccagtgggctgtcacagtcatatagtcctgaccctgccctgctccacttgtccacatgtccgtggttaagtggacattgggtacagctgcattttttaggacactggtgactctttttctgaggtctgtgtacattttcggtatcgcctgcctagagaaatggaacctagatggtatttggtaccggggacacagtacctccaacaagtctctagttggctctgcagtaatgattgataccggaaccacgtttctcaccacccaggatgccaaggcctcagttatccgctttgcagtaggatgactgctgtgatatttcatcttcctcgcaaaggactgttgaacagtcaattgcttactggaagtagtacaagtgggcttacgacttcccctctgggatgaccatcgactcccagcggcaacaacagcagcgccagcagcagtaggcgttacacgcaaggatgcatcggaggaatcccaggcaggagaggactcgtcagaattgccagtgacatggcctgcaggactattggcattcctggggaaggaggaaattgacactgagggagttggtggggtggtttgcgtgagcttggttacaagaggaagggatttactggtcagtggactgcttccgctgtcacccaaagtttttgaacttgtcactgacttattatgaatgcgctgcaggtgacgtataagggaggatgttccgaggtggttaacgtccttacccctacttattacagcttgacaaagggaacacacggcttgacacctgttgtccgcatttctggtgaaatacctccacaccgaagagctgatttttttggtattttcacctggcatgtcaacggccatattcctcccacggacaacaggtgtctccccgggtgcctgacttaaacaaaccacctcaccatcagaatcctcctggtcaatttcctccccagcgccagcaacacccatatcctcatcctggtgtacttcaacactgacatcttcaatctgactatcaggaactggactgcgggtgctccttccagcacttgcagggggcgtgcaaatggtggaaggcgcatgctcttcacgtccagtgttgggaaggtcaggcatcgcaaccgacacaattggactctccttgtggatttgggatttcgaagaatgcacagttctttgctgtgctgcttttgccagcttgagtcttttcatttttctagcgagaggctgagtgcttccatcctcatgtgaagctgaaccactagccatgaacataggccagggcctcagccgttccttgccactccgtgtggtaaatggcatattggcaagtttacgcttctcctccgacaattttattttaggttttggagtcctttttttactgatatttggtgttttggatttgacatgctctgtactatgacattgggcatcggccttggcagacgacgttgctggcatttcatcgtctcggccatgactagtggcagcagcttcagcacgaggtggaagtggatcttgatctttccctaattttggaacctcaacatttttgttctccatattttaataggcacaactaaaaggcatctcaggtaaacaatggagatggatggattggatactagtatacaattatggacgggctgccgagtgccgacacagaggtagccacagccgtgaactaccgcactgtactgtgtctgctgctaatatatagactggttgataaagagatagtatactcgtaactagtatgtatgtataaagaaagaaaaaaaaaccacggttaggtggtatatacaattatggacgggctgccgagtgccgacacagaggtagccacagccgtgaactaccgcactgtactgtgtctgctgctaatatagactggttgataaagagatagtatactcgtaactagtatgtatgtataaagaaagaaaaaaaaaccacggttaggtggtatatacaattatggacgggctgccgagtgccgacacagaggtagccacagccgtgaactaccgcactgtactgtgtctgctgctaatatagactggttgataaagagatggtatactcgtaactagtatgtatgtataaagaaagaaaaaaaaaccacggttaggtggtatatacaattatggacgggctgccgagtgccgacacagaggtagccacagccgtgaactaccgcactgtactgtgtctgctgctaatatatagactggttgataaagagatagtatactcgtaactagtatgtatgtataaagaaagaaaaaaaaaccacggttaggtggtatatacaattatggacgggctgccgagtgccgacacagaggtagccacagccgtgaactaccgcactgtactgtgtctgctgctaatatagactggttgataaagagatagtatactcgtaactagtatgtatgtataaagaaagaaaaaaaaaccacggttaggtggtatatacaattatggacgggctgccgagtgccgacacagaggtagccacagccgtgaactaccgcactgtactgtgtctgctgctaatatatagactggttgataaagagatagtatactcgtaactagtatgtatgtataaagaaagaaaaaaaaaccacggttaggtggtatatacaattatggacgggctgccgagtgccgacacagaggtagccacagccgtgaactaccgcactgtactgtgtctgctgctaatatagactggttgataaagagatagtatactcgtaactagtatgtatgtataaagaaagaaaaaaaaaccacggttaggtggtatatacaattatggacgggctgccgagtgccgacacagaggtagccacagccgtgaactaccgcactgtactgtgtctgctgctaatatatagactggttgataaagagatagtatactactaatattatatatactggtggtcaggtcactggtcactagtcacactggcagtggcactcctgcagcaaaagtgtgcactgtttaattttaatataatattatgtactcctggctcctgctataacctataactggcactgcagtagtgctccccagtctcccccacaattataagctgtgtgagctgagcagtcagacagatatataatatatatagatgatgcagcacactggcctgagcctgagcagtgcacacagatatggtatgtgactgactgagtcactgtgtgtatcgcttttttcaggcagagaacggatatattaaataaactgcactgtgtgtctggtggtcactcactatataatatattatgtactcctggctcctgctataacctataactggcactgcagtagtgctccccagtctcccccacaattataagctgtgtgagctgagcagtcagacagatatatataatattatatatagataatagatgatgcagcacactggcctgagcctgagcagtgcacacagatatggtatgtgactgagtcactgtgtgctgtgtatcgcttttttcaggcagagaacggattataaataaaactggtggtcactatcagcaaaactctgcactgtactgagtactcctaatgctccccaaaattagtaaatcaagtgtctctctaatctattctaaacggagaggacgccagccacgtcctctccctatcaatctcaatgcacgtgtgaaaatggcggcgacgcgcggctccttatatagaatccgagtctcgcgatagaatccgagcctcgcgagaatccgacagcgtcatgatgacgttcgggcgcgctcgggttaaccgagcaaggcgggaagatccgagtcgctcggacccgtgaaaaaaaacatgaagttctggcgggttcggattcagagaaaccgaacccgctcatctctaatatatatatatatatatatatatatatatatatacacatacatacacacagtatatatatatatatatagtcactaaATTTACCCATTAGGGTGGATTTACTAAAACTTCTGAAAATTATGAAAAGTGGAAGTGTTTCCATAGCAAACAATCCAATTCCAGCTATTGTTTCTGTATTGCATCCTAGAAATTGACAGACATAATCTGATTGATTGTTAAGAGCAACACCATACCTCCCAATTTCTTGTAGTCTCAAGGAGGGACATATTTGCGCGCCCCCAAAATTAGGGGGGAtggtaggggcatggccacgcgGAAAGTGAAGCGGTCATGAGCCATGCCCCCGTTATCGTCACTATGGGGTCATggacagcactctgtgagctgctggccatgccccctgtccctctctgccagggaATAGATGCTGTACGCATGCACATATTGTCCATTTATTGCTGCTTCAATGCTATTCAGTGCTGCTTCATCACTGCTCTGCTCAATGCTGCTTCATCGTTGCTCTGCTCTGCTCAATGCTgcttcatcgctgctctgctcaatGCTgcttcatcgctgctctgctctgctcaATGCTGCTTCATCGCTGCTCTGTTCTGCTCAATGCTGCTTCTTCGCTGCTCTGTGAGAGGGTCCCCCAACTGCCCACCCAACCATGAGACACTGCGACTCGCAGGTGGAACTTTGGGACAGTCCGTGAAAAGCGGGACTTGCCCTGCGAAAATCagcaccagtgccgtttctagcggcgggcgagccgtgcaaccgcacggggcgcccgccgcggcactttgttactccttctcgcctctcccgagcgctcctgctcggggggtggagtttcgcggaataacgcgttgcgtcgtgacgtcacgacgcaaacgcgtcattccgcgaaactccgttccccgagcaggagcgctcgggagaggcgagaaggagataagcatgaaggaggaggcggccggcgcgagggacgtgaggcggcgggaccgaagagcgggaagacgtaagtattctctctctccccccctctcccccttccttcctctcaacttgaaacctgcctgccgctgccgcactgtgtaaaatggggacacctgcctatggggatacctgcctgccgcactgtgtaaaatgggggcacctgcctgcgtactgtgtaatatgggggcacctgcctgcgtactgtgtaatatgggggcacctgcctgcgtactgtgtaatatgggggcatctgcctgtgtactgtgtaatatgggggcacctgcctgcgtactgtgtaatatgggggcatctgcctgcgtactgtgtaatatgggggcatctgcctgcgtactgtgtgatatgggggcatctgcctgcgtactgtgtaatatgggggcatctgcctgcgtactgtgtaaaatggggatatctgcctgccgcgctgtgtaaaatggggatatctgcctgccgcgctgtgtaaaatggggatacctgcctgccgcactgtgtaatatgggggcatctgcctgcgtactgtgtaaaatggggatatctgcctgccgcgctgtgtaaaatggggatacctgcctgccgcactgtgtaaaatagggatacctgcctgcttactgtgtaatatgggggcatctgcctgcgtactgtgtaaaatggggatacctgccttccgtactgtgtaaaatggggacacctgcctgccacgctgtgtaaaatggggacacctggctgccgcgctgtgtaatatggggacacttgcctgctgtaatgtgtaaaaaggggacttttttattttaattttttcccccctgtggtgggtgtgatgatatcagatgaggccatgcccactttaatgagaccacgcccattttaatcaggccacacacccttgtcgggagcgcgcgcgcctatggcgcgcgcattatttttatggctatatgggggggggggggggggggcacacattttttttttagagcaatgggggtgggggtggggggaggggcgcattttgaaatctcgcactgggagccaaattgtctagaaacggccctgatcagcacagttgggaggtatagcaACACATCGACTTGATtgctttagaagctttagtaaatccacCCTATTGTCTTCACCAAACTAAGGCAGCCATTTTCATAACAAGCTAATATTTATGAGAGCACAATTTATCAAATTAATAACGATAACTGTTTGTTTTTCAAAACAAATTTAATGTCTTAAAGAACAGATAAGACAAAAATAAGAAGCATGTTGGTGCATTCTTTCTCTATGACGGTTTCTTGCTTTCATctaatatatctttccagtgtttcTCAATCTCCTCCTTGCACTGCATGAAACTCTCCTCCAGTCTTCTCATTTGTTCAACCAGATCAGGATTGCCGCGAGTCGTTACCATGTCATAAGCCATCCATGTTGCTTTAACTAATTGCAAACACAAGGTACAAATAAAGACATCACTAGGTTGTGTATCATGTGTTGCTTTTTATTTTGAGAAAGAAAATGCAAAATCATATTTGGAAAGAGAACAGGAAAATGGAAATATAGTATTTTAAACAAAGAGAAAAGTGgtacaaataggattttaattacctaccggtaaatccttttctcgtagtccgtagaggatgctggggtccacattagtaccatggggtatagacgggtcccttgggagccatgggcactttaagagtttaatagtgtgggctggctcctccctctatgcccctcctaccagtctcagtttagaaactgtgcccgaggagacgaacatactttgagagaaggaaatagttGTGACattaacaccagctcacacataacaacagaaaagcaagccaaccagcttgaaacaattcagcaacggctgtacaacagtacttaaccaagtaacaatgcagtactgaaccaaggaggtcattccgagttgttcgctcggtaaaaatcttcgcatcgcagcgattttccgcttaatgcgcatgcgcaatgtccgcactgcgactgcgccaagtaaatttgctatgcagttaggaattttactcacggcttttta
Proteins encoded in this region:
- the SYCE3 gene encoding synaptonemal complex central element protein 3, whose translation is MAEADSDSHNYNEVSKMLQDLNKDLEVMLEQMEKISVKATWMAYDMVTTRGNPDLVEQMRRLEESFMQCKEEIEKHWKDILDESKKPS